From a region of the Anaeromyxobacter sp. genome:
- a CDS encoding HDOD domain-containing protein — MFDWLKKLAGRRPPAPDPLALTPAEEAAGAAAQEAYQAELDGEAPPLPDTPDAPAAAWALAMEVAPEALAGGQPRYTPEEEFISEAVLDHFDTHRPGPASFPSIALQVMDLARDPEVDLRRLAGLIELDAALSAGVMVLANSIIFRGVDPIQTPGDAIRRLGTAEVARLVTALSTRSLFQPQVKAEFETFGPAWNQLFYHSAVVARTASNLATLRQLPGAERAFVGGMLHDVGKAIALRSLAALALDGQVTVASPASLARILHKVHVEVGREVHREWKLPDHLAALATHHHDATLPPAPELPALHLVRLVSALHLLEDGPALFPGAPAEALDSARALGLGPARVQALRVELTENGEWVKLLFGEESGGPAAAR; from the coding sequence GTGTTCGACTGGCTGAAGAAGCTCGCCGGCAGGCGGCCCCCCGCGCCGGATCCCCTGGCCCTGACGCCGGCCGAGGAGGCCGCCGGGGCCGCCGCGCAGGAGGCCTACCAGGCCGAGCTGGACGGCGAGGCGCCGCCCCTGCCCGACACGCCCGACGCCCCCGCGGCGGCCTGGGCCCTGGCCATGGAGGTGGCGCCGGAGGCGCTGGCCGGCGGCCAGCCCCGCTACACGCCCGAGGAGGAGTTCATCTCCGAGGCGGTGCTCGACCACTTCGACACCCACCGGCCCGGCCCGGCCTCCTTCCCGTCCATCGCGCTGCAGGTGATGGACCTGGCGCGCGACCCGGAGGTGGACCTGCGCCGCCTGGCCGGGCTCATCGAGCTGGACGCCGCCCTCTCGGCCGGCGTCATGGTGCTGGCCAACTCGATCATCTTCCGCGGGGTGGACCCCATCCAGACGCCGGGCGACGCCATCCGGCGGCTCGGCACCGCCGAGGTGGCCCGCCTGGTCACGGCGCTCTCCACCCGCTCGCTCTTCCAGCCGCAGGTGAAGGCCGAGTTCGAGACCTTCGGGCCGGCCTGGAACCAGCTCTTCTACCACTCGGCGGTGGTGGCCCGGACCGCCTCCAACCTGGCCACGCTGCGCCAGCTGCCGGGGGCGGAGCGGGCCTTCGTGGGCGGCATGCTGCACGACGTGGGCAAGGCCATCGCGCTGCGCTCGCTGGCCGCCCTGGCGCTGGACGGGCAGGTGACCGTGGCCTCGCCGGCCTCGCTGGCCCGCATCCTCCACAAGGTGCACGTCGAGGTGGGGCGCGAGGTGCACCGGGAGTGGAAGCTGCCGGACCACCTGGCGGCCCTGGCCACCCACCACCACGACGCCACCCTGCCGCCCGCCCCGGAGCTGCCGGCGCTGCACCTGGTGCGGCTGGTGTCGGCGCTGCACCTGCTGGAGGACGGGCCGGCGCTGTTCCCCGGCGCGCCGGCCGAGGCCCTCGACAGCGCGCGGGCCCTGGGGCTCGGGCCGGCCCGGGTCCAGGCGCTGCGGGTGGAGCTCACCGAGAACGGCGAGTGGGTCAAGCTGCTCTTCGGCGAGGAGTCCGGCGGACCGGCCGCGGCCCGCTGA
- a CDS encoding deoxyribodipyrimidine photolyase: MSVAAERLRALNAAPVRPERDFVVYWMTANRRVRWNHALERAVELARELARPLVILEALRVGYPYASDRLHAFVLAGMADTLARLEGRAVRYHPYVERSAGEGKGLLLALGAHACAVVTDDYPTFFLPAMAAAAGQALDVRLEAVDASCLYPFRLAGKAFVTAYLLRRQLQRHLPPWLDRLPAPDPLARLRLPRLEALPRGLTRRWPAATAAELADPAALAAALPIDHAVPPAGRGGSVAAEARLARFLEHGLAGYHEARDEPDQDGASGLSPWLHFGHLSAHQVVAGVLRAQGWTPPLLSPTVNGSREGWWGVSPAAEAFLDQVITWRELGFNWAAHRPDHREWSSLPAWAQATLGRHAADQREPCYDLEVFRRAATHDPLWNAAQRQLLHEGVIHNTLRMLWGKKILEWSRSPQEALATMVELNDRYALDGRDPSSYTGICWVLGRHDRPWAPERPVFGTVRFMSSQNMARKHRVKGYLARHGPAGGQPGLWEDR, from the coding sequence GTGAGCGTGGCGGCCGAGCGGCTGCGCGCCCTCAACGCCGCGCCGGTGAGGCCGGAGCGCGACTTCGTCGTCTACTGGATGACGGCCAACCGGCGGGTGCGCTGGAACCACGCGCTGGAGCGGGCGGTCGAGCTGGCGCGGGAGCTGGCGCGGCCGCTGGTGATCCTGGAGGCGCTGCGCGTCGGCTACCCGTACGCCTCGGACCGGCTGCACGCCTTCGTGCTGGCCGGCATGGCCGACACCCTGGCCCGGCTGGAGGGGCGGGCGGTGCGCTACCACCCCTACGTGGAGCGGAGCGCCGGGGAGGGGAAGGGGCTGCTCCTGGCCCTGGGCGCCCACGCCTGCGCGGTGGTCACCGACGACTACCCCACCTTCTTCCTGCCGGCCATGGCGGCGGCCGCCGGCCAGGCGCTGGACGTGCGGCTGGAGGCCGTGGACGCCAGCTGCCTCTACCCGTTCCGGCTGGCCGGCAAGGCCTTCGTCACCGCCTACCTGCTGCGGCGCCAGCTGCAGCGCCACCTGCCGCCCTGGCTCGACCGGCTCCCCGCCCCCGACCCCCTGGCGCGCCTCCGCCTGCCCCGCCTGGAGGCGCTGCCGCGGGGGCTCACCCGGAGGTGGCCGGCCGCCACCGCGGCCGAGCTGGCCGACCCGGCCGCGCTGGCCGCCGCGCTGCCCATCGATCACGCCGTGCCCCCGGCCGGGCGGGGCGGATCGGTGGCCGCCGAGGCCAGGCTGGCGCGCTTCCTGGAGCATGGCCTGGCCGGGTACCACGAGGCGCGCGACGAGCCCGACCAGGACGGCGCCAGCGGGCTCAGCCCGTGGCTGCACTTCGGCCACCTCTCGGCGCACCAGGTGGTGGCCGGGGTCCTCAGGGCCCAGGGCTGGACGCCGCCGCTCCTCTCACCCACCGTGAATGGCTCGCGGGAGGGCTGGTGGGGGGTGTCGCCGGCCGCCGAGGCCTTCCTCGACCAGGTGATCACCTGGCGCGAGCTGGGCTTCAACTGGGCGGCCCACCGCCCCGACCACCGGGAGTGGAGCTCGCTGCCGGCCTGGGCCCAGGCCACCCTGGGGCGCCACGCCGCCGACCAGCGGGAGCCCTGCTACGACCTCGAGGTCTTCCGCCGGGCCGCCACCCACGACCCGCTCTGGAACGCGGCCCAGCGCCAGCTGCTCCACGAGGGGGTCATCCACAACACCCTGCGGATGCTCTGGGGCAAGAAGATCCTGGAGTGGAGCCGCAGCCCCCAGGAGGCGCTGGCCACCATGGTCGAGCTCAACGACCGGTACGCCCTGGACGGGCGGGACCCCAGCTCCTACACGGGCATCTGCTGGGTCCTGGGCCGCCACGATCGCCCCTGGGCGCCGGAGCGGCCGGTCTTCGGCACGGTCCGCTTCATGTCGAGCCAGAACATGGCCAGGAAGCACCGCGTCAAGGGGTACCTGGCCCGCCACGGCCCGGCGGGCGGCCAGCCCGGCCTCTGGGAGGACCGGTGA
- a CDS encoding PAS domain S-box protein: MVWHLLTLGLAALGLALAVRERRLRRALEAVAASGTSGEAQALVESARRESEARFTAAFHGAGVGMALVDAGGRLVEVNDALCRMLGYTRQELAALRFQDLLHPEDRAGSLAAFAALVRGDRDQNAMERRYLRKDGGVVHLRYTTSAIRGPGRTFHHAVGIIEDVSERTELQARLAVADRMASLGALAAGVAHEINNPLAYVMGNLGFAREALSAGAGTPPEALTQARQALDEANEGAARVRQIVGDLRALSRQGDDRHEPVDVAAALRSALNLTAGVLRPCAEVKAELAAVPPVLGDPARLGQVFVNLLVNASHAIGPGRPEANVVRVATGIELDGRVRIEVSDTGAGIPPEVLPHIFVPFFTTRPAGEGTGLGLAICQRTVAAMGGEITVGARSGRGTTFTVLLPQAPVAHRPAATSAAASAPPGPRARVLVVDDEPYVGKTMRRLLGTQHDVEVVESGAAALARLGQQPVVDVILCDLMMPGMTGMDLHAALLRADPAAAGRMVFVTGGALHETSRAFLASVPNPVLEKPFPTDLLRRVVGETLRAGVATLPADAAPPATP; the protein is encoded by the coding sequence ATGGTCTGGCACCTCCTCACCCTCGGCCTGGCCGCCCTCGGGCTGGCGCTCGCCGTCCGGGAGCGGCGGCTGCGCCGCGCCCTGGAGGCGGTCGCCGCCTCCGGCACCTCGGGGGAAGCGCAGGCGCTGGTCGAGTCCGCCCGGCGCGAGAGCGAGGCCCGCTTCACCGCCGCCTTCCACGGCGCCGGGGTGGGGATGGCCCTGGTGGACGCCGGCGGCCGCCTGGTGGAGGTGAACGACGCGCTCTGCCGGATGCTGGGCTACACGCGCCAGGAGCTGGCGGCGCTCCGCTTCCAGGACCTGCTCCACCCCGAGGACCGCGCCGGCAGCCTGGCCGCCTTCGCCGCGCTGGTGCGCGGCGACCGCGACCAGAACGCCATGGAGCGGCGCTACCTGCGCAAGGACGGCGGCGTCGTCCACCTGCGCTACACCACCTCGGCCATCCGCGGCCCGGGCCGGACCTTCCACCACGCCGTGGGGATCATCGAGGACGTCTCCGAGCGCACCGAGCTGCAGGCCCGCCTGGCGGTGGCCGACCGCATGGCCTCGCTCGGCGCGCTGGCGGCCGGGGTGGCCCACGAGATCAACAACCCGCTGGCCTACGTGATGGGCAACCTGGGCTTCGCCCGCGAGGCCCTGAGCGCCGGGGCGGGCACGCCGCCCGAGGCGCTGACCCAGGCCCGCCAGGCGCTCGACGAGGCCAACGAGGGGGCCGCCCGGGTCCGGCAGATCGTGGGCGACCTGCGCGCCCTCTCGCGCCAGGGCGACGACCGGCACGAGCCGGTGGACGTGGCGGCGGCGCTCCGCTCGGCGCTCAACCTGACGGCCGGCGTGCTGCGCCCGTGCGCCGAGGTGAAGGCGGAGCTGGCGGCGGTGCCGCCGGTGCTGGGCGATCCCGCCCGGCTGGGCCAGGTGTTCGTCAACCTGCTGGTGAACGCCAGCCACGCCATCGGGCCGGGGCGACCCGAGGCCAACGTGGTCCGGGTGGCCACCGGCATCGAGCTCGACGGGCGCGTCCGCATCGAGGTGAGCGACACCGGCGCCGGCATCCCGCCCGAGGTGCTGCCGCACATCTTCGTCCCGTTCTTCACCACCAGGCCGGCCGGGGAGGGGACCGGGCTGGGCCTGGCCATCTGCCAGCGGACGGTGGCGGCCATGGGGGGTGAGATCACGGTGGGCGCCCGGTCCGGCCGGGGCACCACCTTCACCGTCCTCCTGCCGCAGGCCCCGGTGGCGCACCGCCCCGCGGCGACCAGCGCGGCGGCCTCGGCGCCGCCCGGGCCGCGCGCCCGGGTGCTGGTGGTGGACGACGAGCCCTACGTCGGCAAGACCATGCGGCGCCTCCTGGGGACCCAGCACGACGTCGAGGTGGTGGAGTCCGGGGCGGCGGCGCTGGCGCGCCTCGGGCAGCAGCCCGTCGTGGACGTCATCCTCTGCGACCTGATGATGCCCGGCATGACCGGCATGGACCTGCACGCGGCGCTGCTGCGCGCCGACCCCGCCGCGGCCGGCAGGATGGTCTTCGTCACCGGCGGCGCGCTGCACGAGACCTCGCGCGCCTTCCTGGCGTCGGTGCCCAACCCGGTGCTGGAGAAGCCGTTCCCCACCGACCTGCTGCGGCGGGTGGTGGGCGAGACGCTGCGGGCCGGCGTGGCGACCCTGCCGGCCGACGCCGCGCCGCCGGCCACCCCGTAG
- a CDS encoding OmcA/MtrC family decaheme c-type cytochrome, protein MQTSSRYGKAALFAAALAMVLTACSGDTGPAGQNGTNGTNGTDGVDGATGPTGPTGPAGADGATGPTGPAGADGATGPTGPTGPIGPTGPQGEPGAPAPVPAGAGLKITILSATAPATGPATVTFDVTDAAGNQVDFLAELAAGAFGSTRGPRFSIAQANATGTYEALYESASAGDPAGKQTRPTSVPATITLAQAAALYTANLDGTYMFTFPTAAPALPALAAGFPLAPAPASQTLVGMQAARLFQGINYPVGVSFEFVPNGTAAVARQVVSDAACNACHKNMQAHGTRRTVGLCLTCHTPGWIIAADAASGRTANAIDFRQMIHEIHAGQLLAPAGTPRVYKWSATTDFSTVMFAPPNTVKNCGQCHQGAQADNAFSKPSRAACGSCHYEVDFATHMGGQANDNGCANCHQADAQSAAPATRKVHSALYAAATNTTFVGNGSNAARRLEITIDTVSVATPATSTVTFTVRIDGAAADIKATPLSSLRFTIAGPTGDYGTTLASTGAPYGAPATATGFAQGGYLQSAAFGGTAGAALLTATATPGQFTGSLGDLTALNGLSIGVGVEAYSSEFAPVSGSCNAATGPAVAGVCVQKDWTQVAVPVKYAKVGATTGAVARRAITTNAKCNACHADLGFHGGSARKGPDYCAMCHNPRNVNDERTSQFEVDGAGNAFVKTPESMQLSIMVHKIHKAGGLANDYVIGATRDFRADPAAFPPRAEGQAPDVAFLGAFPGDLEDCMMCHVSTGNGLPEANVIATRSVQFTCIEAAGADANAVCGTLSGTGGVVAPDSVLGDTYWSKVESFKGAGAANCGSCHDTAIAASHFGANTIGGVEACDVCHGDGRFMDPVEMHIANP, encoded by the coding sequence ATGCAAACTTCTTCGCGTTACGGGAAGGCCGCGCTGTTCGCCGCAGCCCTCGCGATGGTCCTCACCGCCTGCTCCGGCGACACCGGCCCCGCCGGTCAGAACGGCACCAACGGCACCAACGGCACCGACGGCGTCGACGGCGCCACCGGCCCCACCGGCCCCACCGGCCCTGCTGGCGCCGACGGCGCCACCGGCCCCACCGGCCCTGCTGGCGCCGACGGCGCCACCGGCCCCACCGGCCCGACCGGCCCCATCGGCCCCACCGGCCCGCAGGGTGAGCCGGGCGCGCCCGCTCCCGTGCCCGCCGGCGCCGGCCTCAAGATCACCATCCTCTCCGCCACCGCCCCGGCCACCGGCCCGGCCACCGTCACCTTCGACGTGACGGACGCCGCCGGCAACCAGGTCGACTTCCTGGCCGAGCTCGCCGCCGGCGCCTTCGGCAGCACCCGCGGCCCGCGCTTCAGCATCGCGCAGGCGAACGCCACGGGCACCTACGAGGCGCTCTACGAGAGCGCCAGCGCCGGCGACCCGGCCGGCAAGCAGACCCGGCCGACCTCGGTCCCCGCCACCATCACGCTGGCCCAGGCCGCGGCGCTCTACACGGCCAACCTGGACGGCACCTACATGTTCACCTTCCCGACGGCTGCCCCGGCGCTGCCGGCGCTGGCCGCCGGCTTCCCGCTGGCGCCCGCCCCGGCCTCCCAGACGCTGGTCGGCATGCAGGCCGCCCGCCTCTTCCAGGGCATCAACTACCCGGTCGGCGTCTCCTTCGAGTTCGTGCCGAACGGCACCGCCGCCGTGGCCCGCCAGGTCGTCTCCGACGCCGCCTGCAACGCCTGCCACAAGAACATGCAGGCCCACGGCACGCGCCGCACGGTTGGCCTCTGCCTCACCTGCCACACCCCCGGCTGGATCATCGCCGCCGACGCCGCCTCCGGCCGCACCGCCAACGCCATCGACTTCCGCCAGATGATCCACGAGATCCACGCCGGCCAGCTGCTGGCCCCGGCCGGCACGCCCCGCGTCTACAAGTGGAGCGCCACCACGGACTTCTCGACGGTCATGTTCGCGCCGCCCAACACGGTGAAGAACTGCGGCCAGTGCCACCAGGGCGCCCAGGCTGACAACGCCTTCAGCAAGCCCTCCCGCGCGGCCTGCGGCTCCTGCCACTACGAGGTCGACTTCGCCACCCACATGGGCGGCCAGGCCAACGACAACGGCTGCGCCAACTGCCACCAGGCCGACGCGCAGTCGGCCGCCCCGGCGACCCGCAAGGTCCACTCGGCCCTGTACGCCGCCGCCACCAACACCACCTTCGTGGGCAACGGCTCCAACGCCGCCCGCCGCCTCGAGATCACCATCGACACCGTCAGCGTGGCCACCCCGGCCACCTCCACCGTGACCTTCACGGTGCGCATCGACGGCGCCGCGGCGGACATCAAGGCCACCCCGCTGTCCTCGCTCCGGTTCACCATCGCCGGCCCGACCGGCGACTACGGCACCACGCTGGCCTCCACGGGCGCGCCCTACGGCGCCCCGGCCACCGCCACCGGCTTCGCCCAGGGCGGCTACCTCCAGTCGGCCGCCTTCGGCGGCACGGCCGGCGCGGCCCTGCTCACCGCCACCGCCACGCCCGGCCAGTTCACCGGCTCGCTCGGTGACCTGACGGCGCTCAACGGCCTGTCCATCGGCGTCGGCGTCGAGGCCTACTCGTCCGAGTTCGCCCCGGTCTCCGGCAGCTGCAACGCGGCCACCGGTCCGGCCGTCGCCGGCGTCTGCGTCCAGAAGGACTGGACCCAGGTCGCCGTCCCGGTGAAGTACGCCAAGGTCGGCGCCACCACCGGCGCCGTCGCCCGCCGCGCCATCACCACCAACGCCAAGTGCAACGCCTGCCACGCCGACCTCGGCTTCCACGGCGGCTCGGCGCGCAAGGGTCCCGACTACTGCGCCATGTGCCACAACCCGCGCAACGTCAACGACGAGCGGACCTCGCAGTTCGAGGTGGACGGCGCGGGCAACGCGTTCGTCAAGACCCCGGAGTCCATGCAGCTCTCCATCATGGTCCACAAGATCCACAAGGCCGGCGGCCTGGCGAACGACTACGTCATCGGCGCCACCCGCGACTTCCGGGCGGATCCGGCGGCCTTCCCGCCGCGCGCCGAGGGCCAGGCCCCCGACGTCGCCTTCCTGGGCGCCTTCCCGGGAGACCTCGAGGACTGCATGATGTGCCACGTGTCGACCGGCAACGGGCTGCCCGAGGCCAACGTGATCGCCACCCGCTCGGTGCAGTTCACCTGCATCGAGGCCGCTGGCGCCGACGCCAACGCGGTCTGCGGCACCCTCTCCGGCACCGGCGGCGTGGTCGCCCCGGACTCCGTGCTGGGTGACACCTACTGGTCCAAGGTCGAGTCCTTCAAGGGCGCGGGCGCCGCCAACTGCGGCAGCTGCCACGACACCGCCATCGCCGCCTCGCACTTCGGCGCGAACACCATCGGCGGCGTCGAGGCCTGCGACGTGTGCCACGGCGACGGCCGCTTCATGGACCCCGTCGAGATGCACATCGCCAACCCGTAA
- the rsgA gene encoding ribosome small subunit-dependent GTPase A, giving the protein MTTLAALGYGPFFSQQLDPSLDPALAPARVLADLGVRLLLGLEGEERLAHLPVSLRGQAAVGDWVLCQALGPGEAVLRRVLSRRSALSRQAAGDATAQQVLAANVDRVLVVQGLDGPVNPRRLERTLAAVRASGAAPAVLLTKADRCPDLAEALAEAEAAAPGVPVLAVAAKRGEGLEAVVALLEPGATTALLGPSGAGKSTLVNALLGDEVAAVGELLADGRGRHTTTHRRLWRLPGGGLLVDGPGLRELQLWGGEGVAAAFGDVAALAAGCRFADCAHAEEPGCAVVAAVEAGTLDELRFESYHKLAREAAALAARHDTAARQAATRETKVRHRALRDFQRRRGR; this is encoded by the coding sequence ATGACGACGCTCGCCGCCCTGGGCTACGGCCCGTTCTTCTCCCAGCAGCTCGACCCGTCCCTCGATCCCGCGCTGGCGCCAGCCCGGGTGCTGGCCGATCTCGGCGTGCGCCTGCTCCTCGGGCTGGAGGGCGAGGAGCGGCTGGCCCACCTGCCGGTCTCCCTGCGCGGGCAGGCGGCGGTGGGCGACTGGGTGCTGTGCCAGGCGCTCGGCCCGGGCGAGGCGGTGCTGCGGCGGGTCCTCTCGCGGCGCTCGGCCCTGTCCCGCCAGGCGGCCGGCGACGCCACCGCCCAGCAGGTGCTGGCCGCCAACGTGGACCGGGTGCTGGTGGTGCAGGGGCTCGACGGACCGGTCAACCCCCGCCGCCTGGAGCGGACCCTGGCGGCGGTGCGGGCGTCGGGGGCGGCCCCGGCGGTGCTGCTCACCAAGGCGGACCGCTGCCCGGACCTGGCCGAGGCGCTGGCCGAGGCCGAGGCGGCCGCCCCGGGCGTGCCGGTGCTGGCGGTGGCGGCCAAGCGCGGCGAGGGGCTGGAGGCGGTGGTGGCGCTGCTGGAGCCCGGCGCCACCACCGCCCTGCTCGGCCCCTCGGGCGCCGGCAAGTCCACCCTGGTGAACGCCCTGCTGGGCGACGAGGTGGCGGCGGTGGGCGAGCTGCTGGCCGACGGCCGCGGCCGCCACACCACCACCCACCGGCGGCTCTGGCGGCTGCCCGGCGGCGGGCTGCTGGTGGATGGGCCGGGGCTGCGCGAGCTGCAGCTGTGGGGCGGCGAGGGGGTGGCGGCGGCCTTCGGCGACGTGGCGGCGCTGGCGGCCGGCTGCCGCTTCGCCGACTGCGCCCACGCCGAGGAGCCGGGCTGCGCCGTGGTGGCGGCGGTGGAGGCCGGCACCCTCGACGAGCTGCGCTTCGAGAGCTACCACAAGCTGGCGCGCGAGGCGGCGGCGCTGGCGGCGCGCCACGACACCGCGGCCCGGCAGGCGGCCACCCGCGAGACCAAGGTGCGCCACCGGGCGCTGCGCGACTTCCAGCGCCGGCGCGGGCGGTAG
- a CDS encoding DUF1722 domain-containing protein produces the protein MATPTTKPRLGISACLLGRGVRYDGGHKQNDFCTDVLGPFVEWVALCPEVEVGMSIPRPSIRLTGQAAAPRLVAERTGEDWTERMAAYAEAKVAQLAALDLSGYVTKKDSPSCGLARVRVYGPRSGQPVRDGTGAFVRVLQARLPLLPVEEEGRLNDPLLRESFIERIFGYARWKALVEGGLTRGGLVAFHTAHKLALLAHHPDGYRKLGSLVARAKGRPIGQVADEYGALFMASLGKPATRGRHLNVLQHMAGYFKELPKEERRELEGVVADFGRGHVPLVVPLTLFRSQVRRHAVTWLAGQTYLDPDPKELMLRNHA, from the coding sequence ATGGCCACCCCCACCACCAAGCCCCGCCTCGGCATCTCCGCCTGCCTGCTCGGGCGGGGCGTGCGCTACGACGGCGGCCACAAGCAGAACGACTTCTGCACCGACGTCCTCGGCCCCTTCGTCGAGTGGGTGGCCCTGTGCCCCGAGGTGGAGGTGGGCATGTCCATCCCCCGCCCGTCCATCCGCCTCACCGGCCAGGCCGCCGCGCCGCGGCTGGTGGCCGAGCGGACCGGCGAGGACTGGACGGAGCGCATGGCGGCCTACGCCGAGGCCAAGGTGGCGCAGCTGGCCGCCCTCGACCTCTCCGGGTACGTCACCAAGAAGGACTCGCCCTCCTGCGGCCTGGCCCGGGTGCGGGTCTACGGCCCCCGCAGCGGCCAGCCGGTGCGCGACGGCACCGGCGCCTTCGTGCGGGTGCTGCAGGCGCGGCTGCCGCTCCTGCCGGTGGAGGAGGAGGGGCGGCTCAACGACCCGCTGCTGCGCGAGAGCTTCATCGAGCGGATCTTCGGCTACGCCCGCTGGAAGGCGCTGGTCGAGGGCGGCCTGACCCGCGGCGGGCTGGTGGCCTTCCACACCGCCCACAAGCTGGCGCTGCTGGCCCACCACCCGGACGGCTACCGGAAGCTGGGCTCGCTGGTGGCCCGGGCCAAGGGGCGGCCCATCGGGCAGGTGGCCGACGAGTACGGCGCCCTCTTCATGGCCTCGCTCGGCAAGCCCGCCACCCGCGGCCGCCACCTCAACGTGCTGCAGCACATGGCCGGCTACTTCAAGGAGCTGCCGAAGGAGGAGCGCCGCGAGCTGGAGGGGGTGGTGGCGGACTTCGGCCGGGGCCACGTGCCGCTGGTGGTGCCGCTGACGCTCTTCCGCTCGCAGGTGCGGCGCCACGCGGTGACCTGGCTGGCGGGGCAGACCTACCTCGACCCGGACCCCAAGGAGCTGATGCTGAGGAACCACGCGTGA
- a CDS encoding tetratricopeptide repeat protein, whose protein sequence is MGEDGPAPPRPPPTGAADLAPAGRPPPGGLSPALAAGLLVAAVAAAYATSFAGAFQFDDWNVIVLDPRVQSLRAWWAAQPALRPLLGLSFAWNHQAGLGLAGFHAVNLAIHLGATLLALRLLVVLEGWFAGEGSRSRSVPPAALLGALLLALHPVQTEAVTYLSGRSSALAALLALGSLLAWLEGRARGRPWLSALLSPLLLLASLGVKETAAVLPLALLLLAAVEARAAPGPGARPWRGALPGLLPHMLVVALAAGAALASPSYRAMLSHAAGLRPPVENLVAHLGGLAWLAGQVVAPGRLLADPGPPAPPTAAALGVAALAAVALAAALAFGLQAALGRAARPGRRAAGLAVLWCLLWLPPTGWLLPRPEVANHRQLYLALLGPAWLAGRALSAWLAAPGWRRGAAAVGAAGLVLWLGALTARRSLVYADELTFWSDVVAQAPRNARAHNNLGLAYSAACRLEEARRAFLEALRLEPGHPRARVNLWLLEEGEPPGQRPDARPACPAPTALRPPAAR, encoded by the coding sequence GTGGGTGAGGACGGCCCCGCGCCGCCGCGCCCTCCGCCGACCGGCGCGGCGGACCTGGCACCGGCCGGGCGCCCGCCGCCTGGCGGACTGTCGCCGGCGCTCGCCGCAGGGCTCCTGGTCGCCGCGGTGGCGGCGGCCTACGCCACCTCGTTCGCCGGCGCCTTCCAGTTCGACGACTGGAACGTCATCGTGCTGGACCCGAGGGTCCAGTCGCTGCGGGCCTGGTGGGCGGCCCAGCCGGCGCTGCGGCCGCTGCTCGGGCTGAGCTTCGCCTGGAACCACCAGGCCGGGCTGGGGCTGGCGGGCTTCCACGCGGTGAACCTGGCCATCCACCTGGGCGCGACCCTGCTGGCGCTCCGGTTGCTGGTGGTGCTGGAGGGCTGGTTCGCAGGGGAGGGGTCGCGGTCGCGGTCGGTCCCTCCTGCCGCCCTCCTCGGCGCGCTGCTGCTGGCGCTGCACCCGGTGCAGACCGAGGCCGTCACCTACCTCTCCGGGCGCTCCAGCGCGCTGGCGGCCCTGCTGGCGCTGGGCAGCCTGCTGGCCTGGCTGGAGGGCCGGGCGCGCGGGCGGCCCTGGCTCTCGGCGTTGCTCTCGCCGCTGCTGCTCCTCGCCTCGCTCGGCGTGAAGGAGACCGCGGCGGTCCTGCCGCTGGCCCTGCTCCTGCTGGCGGCGGTCGAGGCGCGGGCCGCGCCGGGCCCGGGCGCCCGCCCCTGGCGCGGCGCGCTCCCCGGCCTGCTTCCGCACATGCTGGTGGTGGCCCTGGCCGCGGGCGCCGCGCTGGCCTCCCCCTCGTACCGCGCCATGCTGAGCCACGCCGCCGGCCTCCGGCCGCCGGTGGAGAACCTGGTGGCGCACCTCGGCGGCCTGGCCTGGCTGGCCGGCCAGGTCGTGGCCCCCGGCCGCCTGCTGGCGGATCCAGGGCCGCCGGCGCCGCCCACGGCCGCGGCCCTGGGCGTGGCGGCGCTGGCGGCGGTCGCGCTGGCGGCGGCCCTGGCTTTCGGGCTCCAGGCCGCGCTGGGCCGCGCCGCCCGGCCGGGCCGCCGGGCCGCCGGGCTGGCGGTCCTCTGGTGCCTGCTGTGGCTCCCGCCCACCGGGTGGCTCCTGCCGCGGCCGGAGGTGGCCAACCATCGGCAGCTCTACCTGGCCTTGCTCGGACCGGCCTGGCTGGCGGGGCGCGCGCTGTCGGCCTGGCTGGCGGCGCCGGGGTGGCGGCGCGGCGCGGCGGCGGTGGGTGCGGCCGGGCTGGTGCTCTGGCTGGGCGCCCTGACGGCCCGGCGCAGCCTGGTCTACGCCGACGAGCTCACCTTCTGGTCCGATGTGGTGGCACAGGCGCCGAGGAACGCCCGCGCCCACAACAACCTCGGCCTGGCGTACTCGGCCGCCTGCCGCCTCGAGGAGGCCCGCCGGGCCTTCCTGGAGGCGCTCCGGCTCGAGCCAGGCCACCCGCGCGCCAGGGTCAACCTCTGGCTGCTCGAGGAGGGCGAGCCGCCGGGCCAGAGGCCTGACGCCAGGCCAGCGTGTCCCGCGCCGACGGCGCTGCGGCCGCCCGCGGCGCGGTGA